In Procambarus clarkii isolate CNS0578487 chromosome 53, FALCON_Pclarkii_2.0, whole genome shotgun sequence, the following proteins share a genomic window:
- the LOC138352284 gene encoding procathepsin L-like, translating into MKYLAASVLLAALAAISAVPYSSVVQEEWETFKIEHDKKYATDVEDSFRMNIYMENRHKIAAHNKLFATGHKSYRLRMNKFGDMLQDEFLSTMAGFHSNHTERYRLNSMYNGSTYIEPDDDVVLPKTVDWREKGAVTPVKDQGKCGSCWAFSATGSLEGQHFRQTGKLVSLSEQNLIDCSTKYGNGGCDGGLMTAAFKYIEDNGGIDTEDSYPYKKKEGKCQYKQQESGAKVTGFVHIREGSEDALKKAVATVGPVSVAIDASHGSIQFYHHGVYDEPECSSTNLGHGVLVVGYGTTEDGTDYWLVKNSWGTTLGDEGYIKMMRNRSNQCGIATEASFPLV; encoded by the exons ATGAAGTACTTGGCAGCATCAGTGTTGTTGGCCGCTCTTGCCGCAATATCTGCAGTACCTTACTCTTCTGTTGTGCAGGAAGAGTGGGAGACATTTAAG atTGAACATGACAAGAAATACGCCACTGATGTTGAAGACTCGTTCCGCATGAACATCTATATGGAGAACAGACACAAGATTGCTGCACACAATAAGCTGTTTGCAACAGGACACAAGTCATACAGGCTCAGGATGAACAAGTTTGGTGACATG CTGCAGGATGAGTTTTTGTCAACTATGGCAGGTTTCCATTCGAACCACACAGAAAGATACAGATTAAACAGCATGTACAATGGTTCCACTTACATTGAGCCAGATGATGATGTTGTCCTTCCCAAGACTGTTGACTGGAGAGAGAAGGGAGCAGTCACCCCGGTAAAGGACCAGGGAAAATGTGGATCATGCTGGGCCTTCTCAGCT ACCGGGTCACTGGAAGGTCAACACTTCCGCCAGACGGGTAAGCTGGTGAGCCTTTCTGAGCAGAACTTGATTGACTGTTCCACCAAGTACGGCAATGGTGGCTGTGACGGTGGACTGATGACCGCTGCCTTCAAGTACATTGAGGACAATGGTGGGATTGACACTGAAGATTCTTATCCTTACAAGAAGAAG GAAGGAAAGTGTCAATATAAACAGCAAGAATCTGGTGCTAAAGTGACTGGCTTTGTTCATATTCGCGAGGGAAGTGAAGATGCACTGAAAAAAGCTGTTGCCACAGTTGGACCAGTATCTGTTGCCATTGATGCCTCACACGGGTCAATCCAGTTTTACCATCATG gtgttTATGACGAGCCAGAATGTAGTTCAACGAATCTTGGCCACGGTGTTCTGGTTGTGGGTTATGGCACTACGGAGGACGGaactgactactggctggtgaagaACTCTTGGGGCACAACTCTGGGTGATGAAGGCTACATCAAGATGATGAGGAACCGTAGTAACCAGTGTGGCATTGCTACTGAGGCCTCTTTCCCCCTTGTATAA